The following are from one region of the Geothermobacter ehrlichii genome:
- a CDS encoding Maf family protein: MRTIVLASTSPYRRRLLDQLGIPFLTAAPKFDEQLEQHVAPELLVKHLAAGKALSLAQRFPDALIIGSDQIFVDPRGRIHGKPGTARQAEKQLRAMAGRSHTFYTGLSVLDSASGQALTDYATFTVTLRKLSDEEIRHYLERERPFDCAGSFKVEGLGIALMERMEGDDFNTLIGLPLIRLVDMLGQFGVRVLAP, encoded by the coding sequence ATGCGCACCATCGTTCTTGCTTCGACAAGCCCCTATCGCCGGCGCCTGCTCGACCAGCTCGGCATTCCCTTTCTGACCGCCGCGCCGAAATTCGACGAGCAGCTGGAGCAGCATGTCGCTCCCGAACTGCTGGTCAAGCATCTGGCCGCCGGCAAGGCCCTGAGCCTGGCCCAGCGCTTTCCCGACGCACTGATCATCGGTTCCGACCAGATTTTCGTCGATCCACGCGGCCGGATTCACGGCAAGCCCGGAACCGCCCGCCAGGCCGAAAAGCAGCTTCGGGCCATGGCCGGTCGCAGCCATACCTTCTACACCGGTTTGTCGGTGCTCGACAGCGCCAGCGGGCAGGCCCTGACCGACTATGCCACCTTCACCGTCACCCTGCGCAAGCTTTCCGACGAAGAGATCCGCCACTATCTCGAGCGGGAGCGTCCCTTCGACTGCGCCGGCTCCTTCAAGGTGGAGGGGCTGGGCATCGCCCTGATGGAACGCATGGAGGGAGACGATTTCAACACTCTGATCGGCCTGCCGCTGATCCGCCTGGTCGACATGCTCGGCCAGTTCGGTGTCCGGGTACTGGCCCCGTAG
- a CDS encoding DHA2 family efflux MFS transporter permease subunit, with product MTQQPQDIAASISVGFRTLLTVVVMVGSFMAILDTTVVDVIVPKMMGPLATDLYGVQWVITAYMTAAAVALLLTHSLGTVLGLKRLFLIGLTVFTLASAFCGMAATLPQMIVSRVVQGAGEAFIMASAQTILFLIYPPEKRGLAMGIYAMGVSFAPSLGPTIGGWITEHLDWRWVFYINLPIGVLNLVAAAFYLPKMPGGSRKLHFNFRSYLLLGGFTVSLLVLLSKGQQLGWGQSTLIGVLGYGAALLLVLYLLSELYSDRPLIDPRIFRDKVYTLSMGFYFLVLGLSIYQVFYLLPLYYENLKQLSTFDTGLHMLVFAIFIAIFSPLAGILSDRLGAQKVLVVSTLTYLLTSYFLLPSLNYFTPATRAALLTIPLGISLGSFFAPLSALALRHLGPYTALGVSLMHYLRFVGGSLGTAIATNTLEKSAAVHYEGIGVMQNVIHLQNRLPELAGRIGADAATAEVKAQLLLTGLQRLYATSYAFQDTFRHGFIFALLGSSFLAAIFWVMRRERS from the coding sequence ATGACGCAGCAGCCGCAGGATATCGCCGCGAGCATCTCGGTCGGCTTTCGCACCCTGCTGACGGTGGTGGTGATGGTCGGCTCCTTCATGGCCATCCTCGACACCACCGTGGTCGACGTCATCGTCCCCAAGATGATGGGGCCGCTGGCCACCGACCTGTACGGGGTGCAATGGGTGATCACCGCCTACATGACGGCGGCGGCGGTCGCCCTGCTGCTGACCCACAGCCTGGGCACCGTTCTCGGTCTGAAACGGCTTTTTCTCATCGGCCTGACGGTCTTCACTCTCGCCAGCGCCTTCTGCGGCATGGCGGCCACCCTGCCGCAGATGATCGTCTCCCGGGTGGTGCAGGGGGCGGGTGAGGCCTTCATCATGGCCAGCGCCCAGACCATTCTCTTTCTGATCTATCCGCCGGAAAAACGCGGCCTGGCCATGGGCATCTACGCCATGGGCGTCAGTTTCGCCCCCTCGCTGGGACCAACCATCGGCGGCTGGATCACCGAGCACCTCGACTGGCGCTGGGTTTTCTACATCAACCTGCCGATCGGCGTTCTCAACCTGGTCGCCGCTGCCTTCTACCTGCCGAAAATGCCGGGCGGCAGCCGAAAGCTGCACTTCAATTTCCGCAGCTACCTGCTGCTCGGCGGCTTCACCGTCAGCCTGCTGGTCCTGCTCTCCAAGGGGCAGCAGCTCGGCTGGGGGCAGTCGACTCTCATCGGCGTGCTCGGCTACGGCGCGGCGCTGCTCCTCGTTCTCTACCTGCTGAGCGAGCTGTACAGCGACAGGCCGCTCATCGACCCCCGGATCTTCCGGGACAAGGTCTACACCCTGTCGATGGGATTCTACTTTCTGGTCCTGGGCCTTTCCATCTACCAGGTCTTCTACCTGCTCCCCCTCTACTATGAGAACCTGAAGCAACTGAGCACCTTCGACACCGGCCTGCACATGCTCGTCTTCGCCATCTTCATCGCCATCTTCTCACCGCTGGCAGGCATTCTCAGCGACCGCTTAGGCGCGCAGAAGGTGCTGGTGGTCAGCACCCTGACCTACCTGCTGACCAGCTATTTCCTGCTGCCGTCCCTCAACTATTTCACGCCGGCGACCCGCGCCGCCCTGTTGACCATCCCCCTCGGCATCAGCCTCGGCTCCTTCTTCGCGCCGCTGTCGGCCCTGGCCCTGCGTCACCTGGGACCCTATACCGCCCTCGGTGTGAGCCTGATGCACTATCTGCGCTTCGTCGGCGGCAGCCTGGGCACGGCGATCGCCACCAACACCCTGGAGAAATCGGCGGCGGTGCACTATGAGGGGATCGGGGTGATGCAGAATGTCATCCATCTGCAGAACCGGCTGCCGGAGCTGGCCGGGCGCATCGGCGCCGACGCGGCAACGGCCGAGGTCAAGGCGCAGCTGCTGCTGACCGGGCTGCAGCGTCTCTACGCCACCAGCTACGCCTTCCAGGACACCTTCCGTCACGGCTTCATCTTCGCCCTTCTCGGCTCATCCTTTCTGGCCGCCATCTTCTGGGTCATGCGCAGAGAGAGAAGCTGA
- a CDS encoding HlyD family secretion protein has translation MSSEKNGKRPVNKRKLATVILLLLIVVLAVGLVRFVSHRLAYAVTNAVFVASDSLTEVGFDRVGGVLAELTVREGETVHKGQILARLDTDRYRIEVEKAEAALRKAKEKKAGLKLGYRRLSRELPLATAQAEQEIRRVRQEKEALAARIAALQARIDQLRRDRDRVLRLFEQQVVPRQRLEKLTAELDAASAEQDALVRRRQALEAALEAARLQRTLAATRQDQLLELQKNLAAAQAEVDRLQASLDKARKDLASTTLTSPIDGRVAKKFVSAGASVAPGRPVLALVDPADLYIIALLEENKLDGVGSGAEAIIRIDAFPGRSWRGTVEQVLPASAATFALAPRDISAGEFTKVSQRIPVRIRIDEGDLAPLRVGLGGEVEIRRKKS, from the coding sequence ATGAGTTCAGAAAAGAACGGCAAACGTCCCGTGAACAAGCGCAAACTGGCAACTGTCATCCTGTTGCTGCTGATCGTCGTCCTGGCAGTCGGCCTGGTGCGTTTCGTCAGCCATCGCCTGGCCTACGCCGTCACCAACGCCGTCTTCGTCGCCAGCGACAGCCTGACCGAAGTCGGTTTCGATCGCGTCGGCGGCGTCCTCGCCGAACTGACAGTCAGGGAGGGCGAGACGGTACACAAGGGGCAGATTCTCGCCCGGCTCGATACCGACCGCTACCGCATCGAGGTCGAAAAGGCCGAGGCCGCCCTGCGCAAGGCGAAGGAGAAAAAGGCCGGCCTTAAGCTCGGCTACCGGCGCCTGTCCAGGGAACTTCCACTGGCCACGGCACAGGCGGAACAGGAGATCAGGCGGGTCCGACAGGAAAAGGAGGCCCTGGCCGCCCGCATCGCCGCCCTGCAGGCCCGTATCGACCAGCTGCGGCGCGATCGCGACCGCGTTCTGCGCCTGTTCGAACAGCAGGTCGTTCCCCGGCAGCGGCTGGAAAAACTCACCGCCGAACTCGACGCCGCCAGCGCTGAACAGGATGCCCTGGTGCGCCGGCGACAGGCCCTGGAGGCGGCCCTGGAGGCGGCTCGGCTGCAGCGGACCCTGGCCGCCACCCGCCAGGATCAGCTACTCGAACTGCAAAAGAACCTGGCAGCGGCCCAGGCCGAGGTCGACCGGCTGCAGGCCAGTCTCGACAAGGCCCGCAAGGATCTGGCCAGCACCACCCTGACCAGTCCCATCGATGGCCGGGTAGCGAAAAAGTTCGTCAGCGCCGGCGCCAGCGTCGCTCCCGGTCGGCCCGTGCTCGCCCTGGTCGATCCCGCCGATCTCTACATCATCGCCCTGCTCGAAGAGAACAAGCTCGACGGGGTCGGCTCGGGTGCCGAGGCCATCATTCGCATCGACGCCTTCCCGGGACGCAGCTGGCGCGGCACGGTGGAACAGGTCCTTCCCGCTTCCGCCGCCACCTTCGCTCTGGCCCCCCGGGACATCTCGGCCGGCGAGTTCACCAAGGTCTCACAGCGCATCCCGGTGCGGATCCGCATCGACGAAGGCGATCTCGCTCCGCTGCGGGTCGGTCTCGGCGGCGAGGTGGAAATCAGGCGCAAAAAGTCATGA
- a CDS encoding TetR/AcrR family transcriptional regulator, with the protein MPRQSSRQEILEVAIGLFADAGYAGVSMRDIARFCGLNVGSIYHHFRDKDELYLAAMQQAFSGRAERLLAVLNSDRPDRRRLLDTVDLLCRQLAEDQTFCRLIQRELLDGDERRLQQLAQTVFAEVTEALNRLCARLSPGHDPALLAGSIIGMTLHLFQSAPLRRFLPGYRPEHDDPETLSRHLQAMLERGPIFTEEVERP; encoded by the coding sequence ATGCCCAGGCAGAGCAGCCGACAGGAGATACTCGAGGTCGCCATCGGCCTGTTCGCCGACGCCGGATACGCCGGCGTCAGCATGCGCGACATCGCCCGTTTCTGCGGGCTGAACGTCGGCAGCATCTACCATCATTTCCGCGACAAGGATGAGCTCTACCTGGCGGCCATGCAGCAGGCCTTTTCCGGCCGCGCCGAACGCCTGCTGGCCGTGCTGAACAGCGATCGGCCGGACAGGCGGCGGCTGCTCGACACGGTCGATCTGCTCTGCCGGCAGCTGGCCGAAGACCAGACCTTCTGTCGCCTGATCCAGCGCGAACTGCTCGACGGCGACGAACGGCGGTTGCAGCAGCTGGCGCAAACCGTCTTCGCCGAAGTGACCGAGGCACTGAACCGGCTCTGTGCCCGGCTCAGCCCCGGACACGATCCGGCCCTGCTGGCAGGATCGATCATCGGCATGACCCTGCACCTGTTCCAGTCCGCGCCGCTGCGCCGCTTTCTGCCCGGCTACCGGCCGGAACACGACGACCCCGAAACCCTGAGCCGTCATCTCCAGGCCATGCTGGAGCGAGGCCCGATTTTCACCGAAGAGGTTGAGCGCCCATGA
- a CDS encoding TolC family protein, with product MSRLPVVVLLILCLLPVRGRAEAPARLDIDQAVSIALSSHERIEQAKERLAAARAEARAAKAERLFRIDAAYSYDRLDERPFERFNGLSFTVNDEDLVHYQLSLTQPLFTGFALSARQKLAAIGADLAAWDLEAARRKLAFDVRAAAIELLLARADRRLAAEQRQQFDRHLQDARALNAQGMIAGNDVLKAEVALAAAEQQLATAESRVLVARSRLNLLLGRPRQAAIDLIEPSLPAGDGELDSLIDEALAKRPELHAATLALEAARQKLRLAGSAFYPELALVAGYWRDGDNLNASRNIYRNNENSAIGLRLQWNLFAGGADRARLNAERHRLQEKRQALKELRDMIGLQVEQALRRLQTARQNRETAEKALQQARENHRMSVLQFRENLISISDLIEARTTLTRAESNLQAARYGQLLAAAQLDYALGRQPARSR from the coding sequence ATGAGCCGATTGCCCGTTGTCGTACTGTTGATACTCTGCCTGCTCCCCGTCCGGGGCCGGGCGGAGGCCCCCGCCCGGCTCGACATCGACCAGGCGGTGAGCATCGCCCTGTCCAGTCACGAGAGGATCGAACAGGCCAAGGAACGCCTGGCGGCCGCCCGGGCGGAGGCACGGGCGGCCAAAGCCGAGCGCTTGTTCCGCATCGATGCCGCCTACAGCTACGACCGGCTTGACGAGCGTCCTTTCGAGCGCTTCAACGGCCTGTCGTTCACCGTCAACGACGAAGATCTGGTGCACTACCAGCTCTCCCTGACCCAGCCCCTGTTCACCGGTTTTGCCCTTAGTGCCCGGCAGAAGCTGGCCGCGATCGGCGCCGACCTGGCCGCCTGGGATCTGGAGGCCGCCCGCCGCAAGCTGGCGTTCGATGTCCGCGCCGCCGCTATCGAACTGCTGCTGGCCCGCGCTGACCGCCGTCTGGCCGCGGAGCAGAGGCAGCAGTTCGACCGTCACCTGCAGGACGCGCGCGCCCTCAACGCCCAGGGGATGATTGCGGGCAACGATGTGCTCAAGGCCGAAGTGGCGCTGGCGGCGGCCGAACAGCAGCTGGCGACGGCCGAAAGCCGGGTGCTGGTGGCCCGCAGCCGACTCAACCTGCTGCTCGGGCGGCCGCGCCAGGCGGCCATCGACCTGATCGAACCGTCGTTGCCGGCAGGCGACGGCGAACTGGACAGCCTGATCGACGAAGCCCTGGCGAAGCGGCCGGAGCTGCATGCCGCCACCCTCGCCCTGGAGGCGGCACGGCAAAAGCTGCGACTGGCCGGCAGCGCCTTCTATCCGGAGCTGGCCCTGGTGGCCGGCTACTGGCGCGACGGCGACAACCTGAACGCGTCGCGCAACATCTATCGCAATAACGAAAACAGCGCCATCGGCCTGCGCCTGCAATGGAACCTGTTCGCCGGCGGCGCCGACCGGGCCCGGCTCAACGCCGAGCGGCACCGGCTGCAGGAAAAGCGCCAGGCGCTGAAAGAGCTGCGCGACATGATCGGTCTGCAGGTGGAACAGGCCCTGCGCCGTCTGCAGACGGCGCGGCAGAACCGGGAAACAGCCGAAAAAGCCTTGCAGCAGGCACGGGAAAATCACCGCATGTCGGTGCTGCAGTTCCGCGAAAACCTGATTTCGATCAGCGACCTGATCGAGGCCCGCACCACCCTCACCCGGGCCGAATCGAACCTGCAGGCGGCCCGTTACGGCCAGCTTCTGGCTGCGGCGCAACTCGACTACGCCCTCGGCCGGCAGCCGGCAAGAAGCAGGTGA
- a CDS encoding nucleotide pyrophosphohydrolase — translation MTDRETTLAELKAAMARFVEERNWRQYHTPKNLAMSVAIEAAELMEHFQWDGDIDPGALDERQRREIGAEMADVLLYLCSLSTCLDIDLAAATADKLACNRRRFPVERVKGRAHRHQWKDGG, via the coding sequence ATGACCGACAGGGAGACGACCCTGGCCGAGCTGAAGGCGGCCATGGCCCGCTTTGTCGAGGAGCGCAACTGGCGGCAGTATCACACGCCCAAGAACCTGGCCATGTCCGTCGCCATCGAGGCGGCCGAACTGATGGAGCACTTCCAGTGGGACGGCGACATCGACCCCGGTGCGCTCGACGAGCGGCAGCGTCGCGAGATCGGCGCGGAGATGGCCGATGTCCTGCTCTATCTCTGCTCCCTGAGCACCTGTCTCGACATCGACCTGGCGGCGGCGACCGCCGACAAACTGGCCTGTAACCGGCGGCGATTCCCCGTCGAGCGGGTGAAGGGGCGCGCCCATCGTCATCAGTGGAAGGACGGAGGCTGA
- a CDS encoding helix-turn-helix transcriptional regulator: MSGAKRRPGKPAKKYSQAARLHDVIRILEARYGATVDELAEECGVTRRTVYRDLRAIADAGYPLVSEPGGDGRVVYRFLTGFKQVPPVTFSLEELMTLYLCRNQLAFLRGTPFQDDLDAIFARIRSSLPPRSVAHLERIATAMAPKFSGVRDYASRREQLVLLRRALLFQYRCRLRYRPPRREVATYLFDPYTLIFHQQALYLAGYAHNRKALRLFLVDRIEAVELTDERFEVPEDYRPQQLTDGSFGLISEEEMDVRVRFGPVVAHLVRERQWHESQSITRLEDGSLELRMRVGGRTELLAWLYSYLPHVQVLEPEELRRAFVDGLQQALAGTV; the protein is encoded by the coding sequence ATGTCAGGGGCGAAACGCAGGCCGGGCAAGCCGGCCAAAAAGTACAGCCAGGCGGCGCGGCTGCATGATGTGATCCGCATTCTCGAGGCCCGCTACGGTGCCACGGTCGACGAGCTGGCAGAGGAATGCGGCGTTACCCGGCGCACCGTTTATCGCGACCTGCGGGCCATTGCCGACGCCGGCTATCCCCTGGTCAGCGAGCCGGGCGGGGACGGTCGGGTGGTCTACCGTTTTCTGACCGGCTTCAAGCAGGTACCGCCGGTCACCTTCTCCCTCGAGGAGCTGATGACCCTCTATCTGTGCCGCAACCAGCTGGCCTTTCTGCGCGGCACTCCCTTCCAGGACGATCTGGACGCCATTTTCGCCCGTATCAGGTCGTCGCTGCCACCGCGCAGCGTCGCCCATCTGGAGCGGATCGCCACGGCGATGGCGCCGAAATTTTCCGGCGTGCGCGACTATGCCTCCCGCCGGGAGCAGCTGGTTCTGCTGCGCCGTGCCCTGCTGTTCCAGTATCGTTGCCGGCTGCGCTACCGGCCGCCGCGGCGGGAGGTTGCGACCTATCTCTTCGACCCCTATACCCTCATTTTTCACCAGCAAGCCCTCTACCTGGCCGGCTACGCCCACAACCGCAAGGCGCTGCGGCTTTTTCTGGTCGACCGGATCGAGGCGGTCGAGCTGACCGACGAGAGGTTCGAGGTGCCGGAAGACTACCGGCCGCAGCAGCTGACCGACGGCAGTTTCGGCCTGATCAGCGAGGAGGAGATGGATGTCCGGGTCCGGTTCGGACCGGTTGTCGCCCATCTCGTTCGCGAGCGGCAATGGCATGAGAGCCAGAGCATCACCCGTCTCGAAGACGGTTCCCTCGAGCTGCGGATGCGGGTCGGGGGGCGCACCGAGCTGCTGGCCTGGCTCTATTCCTATCTGCCGCACGTGCAGGTTCTCGAGCCCGAAGAGCTGCGTCGTGCCTTTGTCGACGGCCTGCAACAGGCCCTGGCTGGCACAGTGTGA
- the guaA gene encoding glutamine-hydrolyzing GMP synthase: MSDIHQERILILDFGSQYTQLIARRVREAHVYCELHPFDMELEAIRSFRPNGIILSGGPKSVYEEGAPSIPGELFDLGIPVLGICYGMQLMCDHFGGRVVPAGKREYGHAELHAKGRPGPLFEGFFLDGKSPVWMSHGDHVEQVPDGFEVVAGTDNAPVCAIQDVARNLYGVQFHPEVNHTPRGEILIDIFVRSICGCTGQWTPGQIIEDAVARIRRQVGREHVILGLSGGVDSSVAASLIHRAIGDQLTCVFVNNGLLRLGEPEQVLATFAENMGVKVVYVDAEDRFLKALKGVADPERKRKIIGNLFVDIFEEEATKLPDARWLAQGTIYPDVIESAGAKTGKAHTIKSHHNVGGLPDYMKLKLLEPLRELFKDEVRAIGEELGLPHQMVWRHPFPGPGLGVRILGEVKKEYADILRRADAIYIEELYKSGHYDKISQAFAVFLPVKSVGVMGDGRTYEYVIALRAVETRDFMTASWYPMPYEDLARISNRIINEVKGVNRVTYDISSKPPATIEWE, encoded by the coding sequence ATGAGCGACATTCATCAGGAACGGATACTGATTCTCGATTTCGGTTCCCAGTACACCCAGCTGATCGCCCGCCGGGTGCGGGAGGCGCATGTCTACTGCGAGCTGCACCCCTTCGACATGGAGCTGGAGGCGATACGTTCCTTTCGCCCCAACGGCATCATCCTGTCGGGCGGTCCCAAGTCGGTCTACGAGGAGGGGGCGCCGTCGATTCCCGGCGAGCTGTTCGACCTGGGCATCCCGGTTCTCGGCATCTGCTACGGCATGCAGCTGATGTGCGACCATTTCGGCGGCCGGGTCGTGCCGGCCGGCAAGCGGGAATACGGTCATGCCGAACTGCACGCCAAGGGACGGCCCGGTCCTCTGTTCGAAGGTTTTTTCCTTGATGGCAAAAGCCCGGTCTGGATGAGCCACGGCGATCACGTCGAGCAGGTGCCGGACGGCTTCGAGGTGGTTGCCGGCACCGACAACGCGCCGGTCTGCGCCATTCAGGACGTGGCGCGAAACCTCTACGGGGTGCAGTTCCATCCGGAGGTGAACCACACCCCGCGCGGCGAAATCCTGATCGATATCTTCGTCCGTTCCATCTGTGGCTGCACCGGCCAGTGGACCCCCGGCCAGATCATCGAGGACGCCGTCGCCCGCATCCGGCGCCAGGTCGGCCGCGAGCATGTCATCCTCGGTCTTTCCGGCGGCGTCGATTCCTCCGTCGCCGCCAGCCTGATCCATCGCGCCATCGGCGACCAGCTGACCTGCGTCTTCGTCAACAACGGCCTGCTGCGCCTGGGCGAGCCGGAGCAGGTTCTTGCCACCTTCGCCGAGAACATGGGGGTGAAGGTGGTTTACGTCGACGCCGAGGACCGGTTTCTGAAGGCCCTGAAGGGGGTGGCCGATCCGGAACGGAAGCGCAAGATCATCGGCAACCTCTTTGTCGATATCTTCGAGGAGGAGGCGACCAAGCTGCCGGACGCCCGCTGGTTGGCCCAAGGGACCATCTACCCCGACGTCATCGAATCGGCCGGGGCCAAGACCGGCAAGGCGCACACCATCAAGAGCCACCACAATGTCGGCGGGCTGCCCGACTACATGAAGCTGAAGCTGCTTGAGCCGCTGCGCGAGCTGTTCAAGGACGAGGTGCGCGCCATCGGCGAGGAGTTGGGGCTGCCGCACCAGATGGTCTGGCGGCACCCCTTCCCGGGGCCCGGGCTGGGCGTCCGCATTCTCGGCGAGGTGAAAAAGGAGTATGCCGACATCTTGCGGCGCGCCGACGCCATCTACATCGAGGAGCTCTACAAGAGCGGCCATTACGACAAGATCAGCCAGGCTTTCGCCGTCTTTCTGCCGGTGAAGTCGGTCGGAGTCATGGGCGACGGCCGTACCTACGAGTACGTGATCGCCCTGCGGGCGGTCGAGACCCGCGATTTCATGACCGCCAGCTGGTATCCCATGCCCTACGAGGATCTGGCCCGCATCTCCAACCGCATCATCAACGAGGTGAAAGGCGTCAACCGGGTCACCTACGACATTTCGAGCAAGCCGCCCGCCACCATCGAGTGGGAGTAG